The Armatimonadota bacterium genome includes a window with the following:
- the lpxK gene encoding tetraacyldisaccharide 4'-kinase translates to MRDLWIAAARGEPAGLAGRLLVAGLTPLELLYRLGLAVYLATERLGLRRRERLEARVVSIGNLTLGGTGKTGVTEALARRLSRERRCAVLLRGYGGQEGDQGLIVSNGSGPLVDWRQCGDEAALLAANLAGVVILAGKDRRVTGRMAIQQMGADVLLLDDGLQYWQLHRDVDIVLVDARSPFGNGRVMPAGMLREPAGGLRRAGAVVISHANEVGEEERERLRRKVRCLAPGAELFEAWYSPVRVAFPDGREEPADSLRGVRVMAFCGIGSPASFSATLKDAGAEVVAEWFLPDHHPFSQQELDGAAKIAEDAGAEWIVTTAKDAVRLRGLRLPERLRILKAEMVIDGFERLTALAAGGSG, encoded by the coding sequence GTGCGTGATCTCTGGATCGCAGCGGCGCGGGGCGAGCCGGCCGGGCTGGCCGGCCGGCTTCTGGTGGCAGGATTGACGCCGCTGGAGTTGCTGTACCGCCTGGGGTTGGCTGTCTACCTGGCCACAGAGCGGTTGGGCCTGCGCAGGCGTGAGCGCCTGGAAGCCCGCGTGGTCAGCATTGGAAACCTGACCTTGGGCGGAACAGGCAAGACGGGGGTGACCGAGGCTCTGGCGCGCCGCCTGAGCCGGGAGCGCCGTTGCGCAGTTTTGCTTCGTGGATATGGCGGTCAGGAGGGAGATCAGGGTCTGATCGTCTCAAACGGGTCCGGCCCCCTGGTGGACTGGCGTCAGTGCGGCGACGAGGCTGCCCTGCTGGCGGCGAATCTTGCGGGGGTGGTTATCCTTGCCGGCAAGGACCGGCGTGTGACGGGCAGAATGGCCATCCAGCAGATGGGCGCAGATGTTCTGCTGCTGGATGATGGTCTTCAGTACTGGCAGCTGCACCGGGATGTGGACATCGTTCTGGTGGATGCGCGTTCGCCGTTCGGCAACGGTCGCGTGATGCCCGCCGGGATGCTGCGGGAACCTGCAGGCGGACTGCGCAGGGCGGGCGCGGTTGTGATCTCGCACGCCAACGAGGTCGGGGAGGAGGAGCGGGAGCGTCTCCGGCGGAAAGTGCGGTGCCTGGCTCCCGGAGCCGAACTTTTCGAAGCTTGGTACTCCCCCGTTAGGGTCGCCTTTCCTGATGGGCGGGAAGAACCTGCGGATTCGCTACGTGGGGTGCGCGTGATGGCGTTTTGCGGCATCGGCTCTCCGGCTTCGTTCTCGGCCACCCTGAAAGATGCCGGCGCGGAGGTGGTGGCAGAGTGGTTCCTGCCCGATCACCATCCGTTCAGCCAGCAGGAGCTGGACGGCGCCGCGAAGATCGCGGAGGATGCGGGAGCGGAGTGGATCGTCACCACCGCGAAGGACGCCGTTCGGCTGCGCGGGCTGCGGCTGCCGGAGCGCCTGCGTATCCTGAAGGCCGAGATGGTGATTGACGGTTTCGAGCGGCTGACAGCCCTGGCTGCGGGCGGGAGCGGCTGA
- the kdtA gene encoding 3-deoxy-D-manno-octulosonic acid transferase yields the protein MSEGKSGRGAFLAYNAALTVASPVLLGWFGYRVLVNGKSRDGWAERLGWPTERQRALRRGDVVWFHAVSVGEVAATAPVVRAYQALPGSRQPAISTITATGHQMARKVLPEVTAFYLPVDLLPPVRAVVGRLKPRCLALCEAEIWPNLLSETSRAGAALALFNGRVTDHMLQNASKHGWIFRWALSRIDRFLMQTEEDAERIISLGAHPEAVAVTGNTKFDEAEEPLSAEQKRDLAERLGVEPGRPAFVAGSTNPGEDEVALQAFLEARRREPELFLLIAPRQVERAPDVCRLAESAGLSAVRRSAGCHAGSVDVLVLDTFGELASAYALGRVAFVGGTFVDKGGHNILQPLAQGVPVVYGPYDYKIRDIGARARQAGVAFREETPEAMASRVAELVSGRDEEEYRRRALDLIRSSRGASEACARAIFELAEGAGQPRA from the coding sequence ATGTCTGAGGGCAAATCGGGACGCGGGGCGTTTCTGGCATATAACGCGGCCCTGACGGTTGCCAGCCCGGTTTTGCTGGGTTGGTTCGGGTACCGGGTGCTGGTGAACGGCAAGTCGCGCGATGGATGGGCCGAGCGTCTGGGCTGGCCCACGGAGCGTCAGAGGGCGCTGAGGCGAGGGGATGTGGTCTGGTTCCACGCGGTCTCGGTGGGCGAGGTGGCGGCCACCGCCCCCGTGGTCCGGGCTTATCAGGCCCTGCCGGGATCCAGGCAGCCCGCCATCTCCACCATCACAGCCACCGGCCATCAGATGGCGCGCAAGGTCCTGCCGGAGGTGACAGCGTTCTATCTGCCCGTGGATCTGCTGCCCCCGGTGCGCGCTGTGGTGGGGCGGCTCAAACCGCGTTGCCTGGCACTTTGCGAAGCGGAGATCTGGCCGAATCTGCTAAGCGAGACATCCCGTGCCGGCGCCGCGTTGGCGCTGTTCAACGGCCGCGTAACTGACCACATGCTGCAAAACGCCTCCAAGCACGGCTGGATCTTCCGCTGGGCACTCTCGCGAATAGACCGCTTTCTGATGCAGACAGAAGAGGATGCGGAGCGCATCATCTCGCTGGGCGCTCATCCGGAAGCGGTTGCGGTGACCGGCAACACCAAATTCGACGAGGCTGAAGAGCCCCTGTCTGCAGAACAGAAGCGCGATCTGGCGGAGCGTTTGGGCGTGGAGCCTGGCAGGCCGGCGTTCGTGGCGGGAAGCACCAATCCCGGCGAGGATGAGGTCGCGCTGCAGGCGTTTCTTGAAGCCCGGCGCCGGGAACCGGAGCTTTTCTTGCTGATTGCACCGCGGCAAGTGGAGCGGGCTCCTGATGTCTGCCGGCTGGCGGAGAGCGCTGGCCTGAGCGCTGTCCGAAGGTCAGCCGGATGCCATGCCGGAAGCGTCGACGTGCTGGTGCTGGACACATTCGGGGAGCTGGCGTCGGCGTATGCCCTGGGGCGAGTGGCGTTTGTGGGAGGCACGTTCGTGGACAAAGGGGGGCACAATATCCTGCAGCCGCTGGCGCAGGGGGTGCCCGTGGTCTATGGTCCCTATGATTACAAGATCCGCGATATTGGAGCCAGAGCTCGCCAGGCCGGAGTGGCATTCCGCGAGGAGACCCCAGAGGCGATGGCGTCCCGCGTGGCTGAGCTGGTTTCGGGCCGGGATGAGGAGGAGTACCGCCGCCGGGCTCTCGACCTGATCCGGTCCAGCAGAGGCGCTTCCGAAGCGTGCGCCAGGGCCATCTTCGAGTTGGCGGAAGGAGCGGGGCAGCCCCGTGCGTGA